Genomic segment of Panicum virgatum strain AP13 chromosome 9N, P.virgatum_v5, whole genome shotgun sequence:
ATGGGAAGCTTACTGTGCCGATGGAGGCTATTTATAGGTCCAAGGTGGGGAAGATGAATCGACCGCGGTGTGCTGGTACGGCTTTTAACCCTGGATTTATTTAGGAGGAGCGTGTGGGTAAAAAGACGGAAGGTGAATCGGCGGATTCCGATTGTGTGGATGGGAAGACGAAAGGTGAAGGGCAAAGAAGAATTTTTGGCTTGCCGCTCGTACGGGAAACGAGGGATGGCAGTGATGAGAAGACCGGTCGGCAGCGTAATCACGGCAAGGtttaatttcaaagtaaaagGATGTTTTACTCCAaaattggggggcatgtgttgataCCAAATTTTAACACATGTCAAGTTTGAGTGTTGCAAAGGGGAAAAGGTTCTGTTTAGGCAGGAATGGTGGATTTGGCAGGGTGATCGTACATCGCCGATGGAGATCCTGTTGACCGGATGAGAGGTGGAGTTGACCAGATCTTTTGGCTTTGGTTTGGCCGGGCATATTTTGTTTAGAAGTAGATTTTGTTTTTTAAATTAGAATCgtatttgccgtaatcggctggGACTTTGTTAGCgtgggtataaatatgagcccccggTCATTGTAGAAGATTGacacacatccaacaaacacaacTTTACTTCTCCTGCAATTTACTTTttcgtcggcgacttcgcctttttcttttctgcgagttctttcaagccgatcaaggacgcctcacattcgagcgacttggtttgttggtaagttttcgtttaccgagtaaatctgagctttagcttccgagCTTATtactgtggcttcgttcagatctattcaagagttatcaaatttatctaagctttgatctcgggtgcatcgctgttttctcgtttagatctattcacaatttatccggCTTAGTAATCTGTTTAATCAGCTGTAAGCTCCCTATCTATCATGATAAATCTCataaagctgattagatcggtTATAAGCTTATCTTTgctcagatccatacattcgtgggtttgtgcaCTATTTCTTGGCGCGTGTCGgttttagatctagccgtctgtTGCGTACTGGTATCGGTAGTCTCTTGTTGATTCCCTTTAGATCGTTTTTAATACACGTTTATCTTATATGATCTAttgtcgttttctgtatcggcagagccttgtCGATACGACGCGTGAGAGTTATtcagaaatccagccgatacgctctcgaatttgatggTTTGTtgattccttgtcaatttacaggtcaaattgactggcacgccttggttcgAATAAAGTGCAGTCCGAGCTTGGTGTACCAGGCtctcgggcttggtgtgtgatcgtttcgcGTCAACCCAACCCAATCTTATGCACCCATCGAATTCCTATGGAACCGGACCAAAAGCCGTCAAGAGTACATCAGTGACGGCTTaatgatgcgatgagggaggtagtaaagAAAGAGTTTGTGAAGCTACTACACGTGGGTATCATCTATCATGTGCAAGACAGTTAATGGGTCAGCCCAGTTCAAGTAGTTCCGAAGAAGGGAGGCACGACAGTGGTCTAGAATGAGAGAAACGAGCTCATACCTCAGAGGACAGTCACTGGTTggcggatgtgcatcgattatcggatgctcaacaaggctacccggaaagatcacttccctctCTCCTTCATTGACAAAATGCTTGAACAGCTGGCCAATCATTCATTCCATTATTACCTCGACGGATATTCTGGCTATCACCAAATTCCAATCCATCCAGATGACCAGaataagactaccttcacctgtTCGTATGACATGTTCGCCTATAGGCGAATGTCGTTTggtctatgcaacgcacctACTTCATTTCAGAGATGCATGATGGCGATCTTCCCCGACCTGATTGAGAACAtcatggaggtattcatggatggtTTCTCAGTTTATGGCATGAGTTTTGATGAATGCCTTGAGAATTTGGACAACGTTCTCAAGAGGTGCGAAGAGACACACTTAGTCcttaattgggaaaagtgcCATTTCATGGTCAGAGAAGGAATTGTCCTCGGACAGAGTGCCCAAAAGAGGAATAGAAGTGGATCGGGCAAAGATAGAGGTGATCGAACAACTGCCACACCCAACAAATGTCAAGGGAGTTAGAACTTTTCTGGGACATGCTAGCTTTTACTAGAGATTCATCAAGGACTTCTCCCGTATAGCCAGACCCTTGACAAATCTCCTTGTCAAGGATGCCCCATTCAACATAGACGAGGATTGCCTCTTGGCCTTCTATACCCTTAAGAAGGCAGTTgttaccgcacccatcatccAGCCTCCCGATTGGAGTCTTccattcgagatcatgtgtgatgctagcaACTATGACGTCGAAGCAGTGCCAGGTCAGTGCAAAGATAAGCAGCATTATGCCGTATCTTATGCCAGTAAGATACTGACCGGATCCCAGTTGAACAACGCTACAATGGAGAAGGAACTTTTGGCAGTAGTATTTGCCATAGATCTTACTTGGTTGGTGCCAAAGTGATAGTATACACGGATAATGCTGCACTAAAGTACCTACTTACCAAGAAAGATGCCAAGCCTTGACTCATCAATTGGATTCTGCTCCTCCAAGAATTCGATCTAGAAATCAGagacaagaaaggagcagataatTGTGTGGTTGATCATCTCTCAAAGATGCAAACACAAGAATCGGACTTGCCAATCGACGACTATCTAAGAGATGATACTCTACTGAAGGTCACTACATCTAGTTCATGGTATGCAAATCTAGTGAACTTTATGGAGACTGGATATATACCTCcaggagaagacaagaagaaactGATACACATAAGCAGATTTCACCTTTGAGATGATCCCTATCAATTCAAAGTCTGTGTTGATGGTTTACTCCGCCACtgtatcccgctctttaagacCCGAAAGATTCTGGAGTGTTGTCAGTCCTCGCCATATGGAAGACACTACGAAGCATTCCGGACCCATGCAAAGGTTTGGCAAagtggattcttctggccaaacatgtatggTGACGCTAAGGAATTCGTTAGGTGATGCCCAAGATGTCAGAAGCAAGGGAACATAAATTCACGAGACGCTATGCCACTTAAGAGTAATCTTCAAGTGAAGATATTTGATGTATGTCGAGTCGACTTAATGGGTCCCTTCCCGATGTCAGAACAGTGTGAGTACACCTTAGTGGCAGTGGACTATgtgtccaaatgggttgaagcacaTCCTTGCGTTGCGGCCGACTCAAAGATCTCCAAAGGAATATTCCAGGAAATCATATTTTCACGCTTTGGAGTTCCAAGAGTcgtgataagcgatggaggctcacacttcatcaACAAGACATTCAGGAAGTGTCTCAGCGAGCTAGGAGTAGATCACCAGGTTGCTACACCATATCATCCCCAGACAAGTGGCCAAGCAGAAACATCAAATAAGCAAATTAAGaatattttgcagaaaacagtgtatgccatggggaagggatggaagagCAAGTTACccgatgcactatgggcatatcagCCAGCTTTCAAGACGCCGATAGGAATGTCACCGTATCAGCTGGTTTATGGCAAAACCTACCGTCTTCCCGttgaacttgaattcaaatcccaTTTGGCTATCAAGAGGTGGAACATGGACCTCCAATCAGCTGGAATAAAAAGGCAAATTCAACtagctgaattggatgagtggAGGGAGAAAGCATATCACAGCTCCAAGTTATACAAGGAGCGTACAAAGAGATGGCACGAtaagcggatcaagatggacaTGCTTCGCAAGGCTGTTTGTTCTAAGATCAAATGCCTTGCGAAGGCCACCAGGAACGAGGAGCTCTATAGAGCCCCGGACCCGAGAATCTAGGTCCAGTTAGGGAGAGATAGAACAAAGTAGATTAGGAGTATGTGCTGTTTTATTTTCCTTAATTTTGTTTTCCTTCCAGCACATTAGTTTGCTTTAAAACTTTgatttgaataaaataaaaggTTCCCTATGTCATGTATGTGGTTGGTGCACActtgtgtgccaaccacacccctgTTCTCACATTTCGCAAAGTACCCAAGGAACAACAGCACACAGAACAAATGGAGAGCACCAGAAAAAGCTGAGCGCATTCCGCCACAGGAAATGCAGGGGGCCAAATCCAGGCCGACCGACATACCAATTCTGCAATCTCCAGCAACACCCAGTGGATTTGTGGCACACATGTCGCAACGGGACACTTGCAAAACGGTGGAAGATCATGCCGCCCAGCCTATTtttaggccgcccggccccactgTCAGCGAAACACCGAGTTTTTTTTCTCGTGGTGTAGGTTTGCAATCCCTATAGCTCACTTCTCTAAAAGATCAGTTCAAATGATGCCTGATTTAATCATACTAAAAGTTTGAACACGAACTTAGAGAAAGATGAAATCTTTTCATGAAAATCAACATGTGCCTAAGTTTTATTTCTCATGCAAGTATGTACATGCCTTTGGAACTTAACTTTGTTAGGATCATCAGATCTTTTGTTTATTGACTCTTATGATATTTTGACCCAAAGTCATGCTTGCTCAAATTCAAGGACTTGGAGGAATTTTATTTCGAAAACAAAATCATGGCAACTCTCTTATGCTCAAACACCACCAATGCCACATACATATATGAGAGTAGCTCTTATGATTCCACATAGCTATCTTGTACATTTTGAGCTCGTCCAAATGTGTTGCCTCTTAAGTTATGCTATGCACATTTGTTACTTTGATCATCCACGTACATGACATCAAACACTGTCCATCATGACAATCATACAAAAGCTCATCATCCCccttaaagaaaaagaaaacaagaaatGAGTCATCATGCTCATGAAtccttgttcaaaaaaaaaagagaagaaaagagggGAAGATGATAAGAGCAAAAGTATAGATGACGGACAAGTATCCCTGTTTACACCTACACATGATCAAAGTACTTGAATGGCATTGCTACTTGGAGACACGTTGTTTGAACCTGCAAAATAAATGGAAAAGATGAGCACATACCTCTGTTACAATATACACAAGAGAGAGGCTTTGCCTTGAGAAAATCTTACACCATGAGTGCCCAAGTGATTTGAGCATTCAAGAGTTCGCCTTATTTTCAAAAGTTTGAAAACCCTCCAAGCTCCAAGAAGGAAGGCTCGTATTGATTCTTGGTGACAAATTCTGAGGATCAGTAGATGAAAGTGATAATGTTAGCCACCTGGAATCCAAGGTATGCAAAGAAAGCTAAGAAATATTTCTTATGCATAGTTTGAGTTCATGAAACCAATCTTCGCTCTTTTCTCGACCTTATTGCTCGGGGCGAGCAAAGTCtggctgtgggggtgtgttggcggtcgatatcaGTGATTTTCGCCACCAACGCTTCGGCTGATTTCATGAAAATTAGGCCAtaaccatgccataaccattatatctaatgagttccacaagtttttgtGTTTATTTGATcgcaggaacaacatatccagaTTAGACCCAAAACGGACACTGTTTGGACTGGAAGGCACGGatccggccgaccggcatactttcagtggaatcttggcatgagaaTTTACCAAAGTCATccagagggagaaatcaagccATTCCAATGGGTAGTATCCCAAAATACACAAATTTGACTCGGAAGGCTTGAAGCCATGTGCAAAGTGAAAGACTCTTGGGCCATGATTATAGCACAAGATTTCTACCCATCCAGAGATAATTGAGGAGCGtgtcggtgcaacggagggctGAGAAGCCTCTAGAggtaggccgcccggcccaaagTAGGCTGCCCGACCCAAGACAGTGTCGGTTGAGCGAACCGCTAGaagaaccgacctctagagatGATCAGGACCGTTCCACGGGAAGGCGGTGCCAGGTGGCagcagggccaggccggccggcctaggccaggccgctCGGCTCCACACTACAGCGTCTGGCCATCAGTCTTCATGTGGAAGTCGAGCACAACCACCATGGTTGCGTACCACCGGCGCTACCTGAATTAACTGCCGAGAACTAACCTTGGAgtgctataaataggaccccctcacctcacttgtaacacacaccacttggagctTGAGTGCCTCAAAGTTTAGTCTTCATCTttgtagaatagggagagtgtgaggtgagagctttggagGAAGCCGGGCTAAAGGGGCGGAGTCGAGTTCTCTCGACTTTACCCCAACTTTGTACCCACCTTGGGGGAATTTATAATCAAGTAAATTCCTTGTTTATCTTTAGTTTCTCGCTAGttttactttttacttaagttactCGCTTagttactttctttgatctgcgggattctgagtctgcgtaagtagcaagttcaaCTTATATGAGGTTACTTTCTGCCTTAGTACACTGTAGGAGTAAGTAGCTCGATagctgtgggcgtggtgcccaggcttggttagctatctcgggttgtgttccaccccatggcaCTGTAGTGGTAGGCgacaagtggtgacagccttgtccgtccctagtagtccaccacgtttgggtgctttcatag
This window contains:
- the LOC120689000 gene encoding uncharacterized protein LOC120689000 codes for the protein MGKGWKSKLPDALWAYQPAFKTPIGMSPYQLVYGKTYRLPVELEFKSHLAIKRWNMDLQSAGIKRQIQLAELDEWREKAYHSSKLYKERTKRWHDKRIKMDMLRKAVCSKIKCLAKATRNEELYRAPDPRI